A section of the Triticum dicoccoides isolate Atlit2015 ecotype Zavitan chromosome 7A, WEW_v2.0, whole genome shotgun sequence genome encodes:
- the LOC119334308 gene encoding cytochrome b561, DM13 and DOMON domain-containing protein At5g54830-like, with product MAPLAPVGALLCLSCLLLLAPSLSAAASAECGRNTSLAGHEADLRMSQHQLRGRVAVLDGCSFRVSSLDLLAGSADARWWRADGADLAALSRGSPAAPDPLNRTFASESLVFRLLPGLSWPLVPVLAAFDPLTSSLFGFVRLATSNTTSEPSKAAVGTSSTEEPTMFASCAQLSPRLRVRWTLREAANAIDVGLEAAVGSEYYMAFGWADPRRSTTNVSMIGADVAVAGFTEEGLPFADDYFVTKYSECLLRGDGGAEGVCPDTFYDRRNGSAAGDASVNNTRLVYGHRRDGVSFVRFSRPLASPDKRYDVAVNATREMTVIWAIGLLRQPDLLRPYYLPLNHGAPAGTAYGFLTLNVSEATNGCPGPLDAEDKEDQGRITAERQTPLVVTTGPALHYPNPPNPQKVLYINKKEAPLLKVERGVPVTFSVEAGHDVPLYITSDPVGGNATARHASEVIYAGDPTAEGVPATPTELVWLPDRNTPDLVYYQSLYDPKMGWKIQVVDGGLSDMYNNSVLLDDQQVTFFWTLSGDSINIAARGEKKSGYIAIGFGGAMVNSYAYVGWVDGNGTGHVNSYWIDGKDGMSVHETHENLTYKRCRSENGVIIFEFTRPLTPSCSGRVECKNIIDPSTPLKVIWAMGSQWSSGRLSVKNMHSVTSNRPVRILLLSGLAEAVEDLRPVLAVHGFMMFVAWGLLLPGGIVAARYLKHVKGDLWFQAHTYLQYSGLAVMFMGVLFAVAELRGFSFKSTHAKIGAIAFTFTCMQPVNAYLRPDRAENGEILPRNRIIWEYLHTYTGRAALVAAVTALFTGLQHLGHRYGSKTIKGLTCGLVVWVVSAVLVVAYLEYMKVKRRRDGADGLTHKFVLGNTEEDDSVDLLQSDSFDSKIDSSSPGSMEVQLEPLKG from the coding sequence ATGGCGCCGCTCGCCCCCGTCGGCGCCCTCCTCTGCCtctcctgcctcctcctcctcgcgccctcCCTCTCCGCCGCGGCGTCGGCGGAGTGCGGGAGGAACACGAGCCTGGCGGGCCACGAGGCGGACCTGCGCATGTCGCAGCACCAGCTGCGCGGCCGCGTGGCCGTGCTGGACGGCTGCTCCTTCCGCGTCTCCTCGCTGGATCTCCTGGCCGGCTCCGCCGACGCGCGCTGGTGGCGCGCCGACGGCGCCGACCTCGCCGCGCTCTCCCGCGGCTcccccgccgcgcccgacccgcTCAACCGCACCTTCGCCTCCGAGTCCCTCGTCTTCCGCCTCCTCCCGGGCCTCTCCTGGCCGCTCGTccccgtcctcgccgccttcgacccgCTCACCTCCTCCCTCTTCGGCTTCGTCCGCCTCGCCACCTCCAACACCACCTCCGAGCCCTCCAAAGCCGCCGTGGGCACGTCCTCCACCGAGGAGCCCACCATGTTCGCCTCCTGCGCGCAGCTCTCGCCGCGGCTGCGCGTGCGCTGGACGCTCCGCGAGGCGGCCAACGCCATCGACGTCGGGCTCGAGGCCGCCGTCGGGTCCGAGTACTACATGGCGTTCGGCTGGGCGGACCCCCGCAGGTCCACCACCAACGTCTCCATGATCGGCGCTGACGTCGCGGTTGCCGGCTTCACCGAGGAGGGCCTCCcgttcgccgacgactacttcgtcACCAAGTACAGCGAGTGCCTGctccgcggcgacggcggcgccgaGGGCGTCTGCCCGGACACGTTCTACGACCGCCGCAACGGCAGCGCCGCCGGCGACGCGTCCGTCAACAACACCAGGCTCGTCTACGGCCACCGCCGCGACGGCGTCTCCTTCGTGCGCTTCTCGCGCCCGCTGGCGTCGCCCGACAAGAGGTACGACGTGGCCGTCAACGCCACGAGGGAGATGACCGTGATCTGGGCCATCGGGCTGCTCCGGCAGCCGGACTTGCTGAGGCCGTACTACCTGCCGCTGAACCACGGCGCGCCGGCGGGCACGGCGTACGGGTTCCTCACGCTCAACGTGTCAGAGGCGACCAACGGGTGCCCCGGCCCGCTGGACGCCGAGGACAAGGAGGACCAGGGCAGGATCACGGCGGAGCGGCAGACCCCGCTGGTGGTCACCACGGGGCCGGCGCTGCACTACCCCAACCCGCCCAACCCGCAAAAGGTGCTCTACATCAACAAGAAGGAGGCGCCCCTGCTCAAGGTGGAGCGCGGCGTGCCGGTCACCTTCTCCGTCGAGGCCGGGCACGACGTGCCGCTGTACATCACGTCCGACCCCGTCGGCGGGAACGCCACGGCCCGGCATGCCTCGGAGGTAATCTACGCCGGCGACCCAACGGCGGAGGGCGTGCCGGCGACGCCGACGGAGCTCGTCTGGCTGCCAGACCGGAACACGCCAGACCTTGTGTACTACCAATCCCTCTACGATCCCAAGATGGGGTGGAAAATTCAGGTGGTCGACGGCGGCCTCAGCGACATGTACAACAACAGCGTGCTGCTGGACGATCAGCAGGTGACATTCTTCTGGACTCTGTCCGGCGACTCCATCAACATCGCCGCCCGCGGAGAGAAGAAGAGCGGGTACATCGCCATCGGCTTCGGCGGCGCAATGGTGAACAGCTACGCCTACGTCGGGTGGGTCGACGGCAACGGCACGGGACATGTCAACTCGTACTGGATTGACGGGAAGGACGGCATGAGCGTGCACGAGACGCACGAGAACCTCACCTACAAGAGGTGCCGGTCGGAGAACGGCGTGATCATATTCGAGTTCACCCGTCCATTGACGCCTTCGTGCAGTGGGAGGGTGGAGTGCAAGAACATCATCGATCCCTCGACACCTCTGAAGGTCATCTGGGCCATGGGCTCCCAGTGGTCATCTGGCCGATTGAGTGTGAAGAATATGCACTCTGTCACCAGCAACCGTCCTGTCCGGATCCTTCTGCTCAGCGGCTTGGCGGAGGCGGTGGAGGATCTGCGGCCGGTGCTCGCCGTTCATGGGTTCATGATGTTTGTGGCATGGGGATTGTTGCTCCCAGGAGGAATCGTGGCGGCGCGATACCTGAAGCATGTCAAGGGGGATCTCTGGTTCCAGGCTCACACATATCTTCAGTACTCAGGCCTGGCTGTCATGTTCATGGGGGTTCTCTTCGCCGTCGCCGAGCTCCGGGGTTTCTCTTTCAAATCCACACATGCTAAAATTGGCGCGATAGCATTTACATTCACTTGTATGCAGCCGGTAAATGCTTATCTTCGACCAGACAGAGCAGAGAATGGTGAAATTCTGCCAAGAAACAGGATCATCTGGGAATATCTGCATACCTACACCGGGAGGGCTGCTCTGGTAGCTGCTGTCACGGCACTCTTCACCGGGTTGCAGCATCTTGGGCACAGGTACGGCAGCAAGACGATCAAGGGACTTACATGTGGATTGGTTGTATGGGTTGTCAGTGCTGTATTGGTGGTGGCTTACCTCGAGTACATGAAGGTTAAGCGAAGAAGAGATGGCGCCGATGGCCTCACGCACAAATTTGTGCTTGGGAACACTGAGGAAGATGATTCAGTTGATCTTCTGCAGTCTgatagtttcgacagtaaaattgacTCTAGTTCGCCTGGATCGATGGAAGTGCAGCTTGAGCCACTCAAAGGATGA